One genomic region from Granulicatella adiacens ATCC 49175 encodes:
- a CDS encoding energy-coupling factor transporter transmembrane component T: MRKLPDWLKTEEALAASSKSHQYLQMNINSLRRLLGKMKQTTPAFKAKSSSSMRLVYFVCLAILITLSHSTIQLWILVIFLLAHIAFLPGEALFRLWKVLTRVLIFTVIVLLPSMLLRGFQNSGIFLGRTGILVLNLALFLATTTSIQLVDALRQLHFPKTMIQTIELAMKYTYILGKHLQQQIECVQLRTIGQKVNLGLFGSILGLLYLSSKNHTKEVYEAMTLRGYGMDVKNKVPFHWKKEDVLLLLELIVLVVVTTVLR; encoded by the coding sequence ATGCGTAAACTACCTGATTGGCTAAAAACCGAAGAAGCACTCGCAGCCTCTTCAAAAAGCCATCAATATTTACAAATGAATATCAACTCATTACGCCGTCTCCTTGGCAAAATGAAGCAAACGACACCCGCATTTAAGGCGAAATCTTCGTCCTCAATGCGGCTCGTTTACTTTGTGTGCTTAGCCATTTTAATTACACTCAGCCACTCCACCATCCAACTATGGATTTTGGTGATTTTCCTATTAGCGCATATCGCCTTTCTTCCAGGTGAAGCGCTCTTCCGTCTGTGGAAAGTTCTCACTCGCGTACTTATCTTTACAGTGATTGTCCTCTTACCAAGTATGCTTCTAAGAGGTTTCCAAAACAGCGGTATCTTCCTTGGCCGCACAGGAATTCTTGTCTTAAACTTGGCGCTCTTTTTAGCAACAACGACAAGCATCCAACTCGTTGATGCGCTTCGCCAGTTGCATTTTCCCAAAACGATGATTCAAACAATCGAACTCGCGATGAAATACACGTATATCCTTGGAAAGCACCTACAGCAACAAATCGAATGCGTCCAATTGCGAACCATCGGACAAAAAGTAAATCTCGGGTTATTTGGATCGATTCTTGGGCTCTTGTATTTATCATCGAAAAACCACACGAAAGAAGTCTACGAGGCCATGACGCTTCGAGGTTACGGAATGGATGTCAAAAATAAAGTCCCTTTCCACTGGAAGAAAGAGGACGTCTTATTATTACTCGAATTAATCGTGCTGGTTGTTGTAACAACCGTGCTACGCTAG
- a CDS encoding energy-coupling factor ABC transporter ATP-binding protein, whose protein sequence is MITIQDGNYHYSEDIGIHDINLHIDKGETVALMGPNGAGKSTLFKILVGLLPLSSGKYQFNNWVIDADFLKDPCNAGHLYQQVGLIFQNSDIQLFNTSVAEELAFGPRQLGLSETEIEKRVKDTLTLLEIEHLKERIPYHLSGGEKKLVAIASVLTMNPSVLLFDEPFNGLSPKYQRLIVELLKELKTAGKTIIISSHHFDQIASIVERVLLFSEEHTITTSYSKMDWENHPELRKAFTTC, encoded by the coding sequence ATGATTACAATTCAAGATGGAAATTATCACTACAGCGAAGACATTGGAATTCACGACATCAATCTTCATATTGATAAAGGAGAAACCGTGGCTTTAATGGGACCAAATGGAGCCGGAAAATCAACACTTTTTAAAATTTTGGTTGGATTACTTCCTCTCTCTTCTGGGAAATACCAATTCAACAATTGGGTAATTGATGCAGACTTCTTAAAAGACCCATGTAACGCTGGTCACTTATACCAACAAGTTGGTTTAATTTTCCAAAACAGCGATATCCAATTATTCAATACATCGGTTGCTGAAGAACTTGCCTTTGGTCCACGTCAACTCGGATTATCAGAAACAGAAATCGAAAAACGAGTGAAGGATACACTGACGCTCCTTGAAATCGAACACTTAAAAGAACGGATTCCATACCACCTCTCTGGCGGGGAAAAGAAACTCGTGGCGATAGCTAGCGTCCTCACTATGAATCCAAGCGTATTATTGTTTGATGAGCCCTTTAACGGCCTCTCACCAAAATATCAACGCCTCATTGTGGAATTACTAAAAGAGTTAAAAACCGCAGGAAAAACCATCATTATTTCCTCTCATCATTTCGATCAAATTGCCTCTATCGTTGAACGTGTCCTTCTCTTTTCAGAAGAACATACGATTACTACTAGCTATTCAAAAATGGATTGGGAAAACCATCCAGAACTAAGAAAAGCATTTACTACTTGTTAA
- a CDS encoding helix-turn-helix domain-containing protein, translated as MVKKHTAKELEQFIELYLDGVSFHELRSEYGLKISPGSFNMYFLNYKAHGPSVLEDRDGFNTYTNEFKEKVVKEFLESKTYFTAIARKYKIPCAKTVRNWIIKYTNGEAEKAYYPKPEVYTMKFRKTSHEERIFIVKDCIQNQLDYKQTAQKFNVSYNSVYQWVKKYQKYGPDGLVDSRGKRKPDNIQTETERIRAEMAILKARNEYLETENAALKKLQEVESELMFARRNLKRNIKRLKN; from the coding sequence TTGGTCAAAAAACATACTGCAAAAGAATTAGAACAATTCATAGAATTGTATTTAGATGGTGTATCTTTTCATGAGCTGCGTAGTGAATATGGTTTAAAGATATCGCCCGGAAGCTTTAATATGTATTTTCTGAATTATAAAGCACACGGACCTTCTGTATTAGAAGATCGAGATGGGTTTAACACTTATACAAATGAATTTAAAGAAAAGGTGGTCAAAGAGTTTTTAGAATCGAAAACTTACTTTACTGCAATCGCAAGAAAATACAAAATCCCTTGTGCTAAAACTGTACGAAATTGGATTATTAAGTATACTAATGGTGAGGCCGAGAAGGCCTACTATCCTAAGCCAGAGGTATATACTATGAAATTTAGAAAAACATCGCATGAAGAAAGAATATTTATCGTCAAAGACTGTATTCAAAATCAATTAGACTATAAACAAACCGCACAAAAATTTAATGTCTCTTACAACTCAGTGTATCAATGGGTTAAAAAATATCAAAAATATGGTCCTGATGGATTAGTAGATAGTCGAGGAAAACGAAAACCAGATAATATACAGACAGAAACCGAGCGTATTCGTGCAGAAATGGCTATATTAAAGGCACGAAACGAATATTTAGAAACAGAAAATGCCGCACTAAAAAAATTACAAGAAGTGGAAAGCGAGTTGATGTTTGCCAGACGAAATTTGAAGCGGAATATCAAACGATTAAAAAATTAA
- a CDS encoding IS3 family transposase: MFRNRKCRTKKITRSGKRVDVCQTKFEAEYQTIKKLSKRGFHITQLCKALNVSRAGYYKWLNRVPSESEKRLRRLMSLIHEVYESVQGIYGYRRITIYLNYYRNAKVNHKCIQRLMKLMGLKAIIRKKRYRYKSNSEEYTAANILNREFQKDYEPMALLLTDITELKYGKGEKAYLSAVLDYGTKKIVAYQISKQNNNQIVKDTFDQIKRKIIPTKTMIHSDRGFQYTSHFFKHFIEKGQITHSMSRPGRCIDNGPIESFWGTLKEEVYRLYHFKTYESLFKKVEEYIHFYNEKRITLSMGLKIPA, encoded by the coding sequence ATATTTAGAAACAGAAAATGCCGCACTAAAAAAATTACAAGAAGTGGAAAGCGAGTTGATGTTTGCCAGACGAAATTTGAAGCGGAATATCAAACGATTAAAAAATTAAGTAAAAGAGGATTTCATATTACTCAATTATGTAAAGCCTTAAACGTTAGTAGAGCCGGCTATTATAAATGGTTAAATCGAGTCCCTTCGGAATCTGAAAAACGACTACGTCGTTTAATGTCATTAATACACGAAGTATATGAATCCGTTCAAGGTATATATGGATATCGTCGTATCACAATCTATTTAAACTATTATAGAAATGCGAAGGTGAATCATAAATGTATTCAGCGCCTTATGAAATTAATGGGATTAAAGGCAATTATACGAAAAAAACGTTATCGTTATAAATCTAACTCTGAAGAATACACCGCAGCTAATATTTTAAATCGAGAATTTCAGAAAGATTACGAGCCAATGGCTCTACTATTAACGGATATCACTGAATTGAAATATGGAAAGGGAGAAAAAGCTTATTTAAGTGCAGTTTTAGATTATGGCACAAAGAAAATAGTTGCATATCAAATATCTAAACAAAACAATAATCAAATCGTTAAAGATACTTTTGATCAAATAAAGAGAAAGATAATTCCAACAAAAACAATGATTCATAGTGATCGAGGATTTCAATATACTTCTCATTTCTTTAAGCACTTTATAGAAAAAGGACAAATAACACATAGTATGTCACGTCCTGGCCGATGTATAGATAACGGACCAATTGAATCATTCTGGGGAACATTAAAGGAAGAAGTATATCGTTTATATCATTTCAAAACCTATGAGTCTCTCTTCAAGAAGGTTGAGGAGTATATCCACTTCTATAATGAGAAAAGAATTACTTTATCAATGGGGTTAAAAATTCCTGCATAA